Part of the Hevea brasiliensis isolate MT/VB/25A 57/8 chromosome 16, ASM3005281v1, whole genome shotgun sequence genome is shown below.
tttttactttttacCTCTTCAGTCGCATATCGAGACACTAGCCAGTATTACCTATTTCCTAATATGGGCATTATTTCTCAAATAATTTTAGTATCTATTTAGTGTTGAGGTTTCCAGGTAaaaattaccttttttttttttaaatatcattttaaaAGCTGTTAGAAAAaacaatttgaaaaaaattatattattatttctaggttttaactaatatatttgaaaaatatatattttttaataataattttaacaataatgcCAAACAATACCTTAAATAAAAGTATatcaaatttttcctaaattaacttaaaaaaccATAAATTAAGATAAGCCAAGCCATGTTCAATAGCGATAACCATACGAGAGGATTGGGCCTATCTGTTGTCCAGTCCAGGTGACGGACATGTTGGAGTAGTTAGAGCCCAATGGCTGAAGACCCTAACGCCTGGGCATTATATCAGAGCCCAAGGGTCGTGGACAAGGCCCGTTAAGAAGTTAGCCGGTGGTGAGAATAGCAAAACGTGTGACTATCATAGCCAACGCAAAAACAAGTGGATGAAGATGCAGTGGTGAGCGACAAAGTTAAACTTCACGCTATCCATTTCTGTGCCTAGCTATTCTTCGTTCCCCCTCTTTTGGCATATTCTTCTCCTGCATGATAAGAAACTTTGGCGATGGCATTCGCTTATATCTCTCCATTGTCCATTAAATCCCTCAACATCTCCACCTCATCCTCAAAATCTCCATGCCATCAGATCCCACACTCTAAGCCTTTTCACATAGTTTCTCAATTACATACACAAAGAGGAGACCAATTTCTTGGTAAGTAAATATACACTGATATTGCCAAAGTGAAGTGATATTaatcttattaatttttaaaagctAACTGAATTTTCCTTGAAAAGGAAGATTGCTCCACAACTAGGTACAAGGTCGATAGTTCTAAATCCAACAACTGGAGAACACTAGTTTCAATTGCATTGGCAGCTGCAGTTGTTAGCTTTGGCTCAGGTTTGCCTGCTGTTGCTGATCTTAACAAGTATGAAGCTGAGATTCGTGGTGAATTTGGTATAGGATCTGCAGctcaatttggttctgcagatctGAGGTTTGTTGTGTTTACAAGGCTTCTGCATTCCGTAAGCATTCTGGTGTTCTGAATCACTAAATTGAGATTTTTCCCCTATACAGGAAAGCAGTGCATGTGAATGAAAATTTCAGGTGATTCCTCGTCTCTAATtcccttttgttttttttttttttttttttaaggggaaGGGCCCAGTCTTGGAACCGATGtaccaagtaccaactgggtctGGGCTAACTCCAGTTTGTGTATGATTCAATCTGTAAAAATGTAGGGACATTACATATCCATCATAGTTGCAAAGATATAAGCTAATTCTAGCCTATTAACTGAGCAAATATAATTTGAAAACCATAGATGAAAGAAGATAAATTTGTATCATAAATTAGCAGAAAAATCCAACTCAAAATTTAGTATTTTATAAGTGAACCACTATACTACTATTTGAACAACAATACCATTGCCTAGATATGAAACGCAAATTTTGTATCCATATAATGCTCAATTGAGTACCGTATGGACAATGGAGCTATTTTGGATTGCGCCAAATATTAATTCTACTTGACTGAACTTTAATAACTAAACGTGCTACTGCATTGTGTGCTTATAAATCTCAATGGCTGATACAGAAGAGCAAATTTCACAGCTGCTGATATGAGAGAATCTGATTTTAGCGGTTCAACATTTAACGGTGCATACCTGGAGAAAGCAGTTGCATACAAGGCAAATTTTACAGGTAAACTTGTAAGAGTCCATAATTTAGTAGCAGAGTAACTTTGTGATGGTCTGGCCACAAATTTCCACAGCAAAATAGTAGTTTCTTAATGTAGTTGTAGCAACTGTAGATAAGTAAATCCTTCAATATGACCTTCCTTTTCACTGTACCATATAAAATTCATCTCGTCCTAGATTAAAGCTTCTTGGGTTTACTTTTGGCCACACGACTAGTTAGTTTCGATCTGGACCACCTTTTCCCATTTCTCCATGGAAAATTTGATGCAGCCATCAATGCCTGCATTATCACCTGATGTCCAGGAAACCCCAAATGAGTAGAGCCTATTTCCTGCAATGGATGAGTGCTGCTATGGCCTGATAATTTTCCATCAAGGCATTTGTCCATATTATTCTCATGCAGTATCCCCTTCTTAATCTCCAAGCATTCAGAATA
Proteins encoded:
- the LOC110631795 gene encoding thylakoid lumenal protein TL20.3, chloroplastic isoform X1, whose product is MAFAYISPLSIKSLNISTSSSKSPCHQIPHSKPFHIVSQLHTQRGDQFLDCSTTRYKVDSSKSNNWRTLVSIALAAAVVSFGSGLPAVADLNKYEAEIRGEFGIGSAAQFGSADLRKAVHVNENFRRANFTAADMRESDFSGSTFNGAYLEKAVAYKANFTGADLSDTLMDRMVLNEANLTDAVLVRSVLTRSDLGGAIIHGADFSDAILDLPQKQALCKYANGTNPITGVSTRSSLGCGNSKRNAYGSPSSPLLSAPPQKLLNRDGFCDDGSGLCDAK